The following coding sequences lie in one Crassostrea angulata isolate pt1a10 chromosome 10, ASM2561291v2, whole genome shotgun sequence genomic window:
- the LOC128166280 gene encoding inositol monophosphatase 3-like, with protein sequence MGPANVRLNPIGAAACFAFGLCMVIYIFGFPDWFQKEQKISLKELLSVSIALVERGGNRVRDIREGNTLAEKSKGKTKEGADEVLTEGDMESHRAIVYGFAKTFPGLQVISEESDIRPVSFKLIDNVNSKNDEVDKLIKNDMSVPFNKVTVWVDPLDATQEYKENLKQYVTVMICVAVNGQPTIGVIHKPFEQKTVWAWVGSGHSSNLQMVENKRKDGDPYNIIISRSHTGDVMESVKESLGNNTNIVKAGGAGYKTLEVIEGRADAYVHTTRIKKWDICAGNAILSAFHGKMTTLEGAFIDYSSRREVVNNNGLLATLSDHYKYLEQHIAKPMEHNKEKR encoded by the exons ATGGGTCCAGCGAACGTGAGGTTGAATCCCATCGGGGCTGCTGCCTGCTTTGCATTTGGACTATGTATGGTTATTTACATATTTGGTTTTCCCGACTGGTTTCAAAAGGAGCAGAAAATTAGTTTGAAAGAACTCCTGTCTGTAAGCATAGCGCTAGTTGAACGAGGTGGAAATCGGGTGCGTGATATACGCGAGGGTAACACGTTGGCAGAAAAATCTAAAGGCAAAACGAAGGAAGGTGCCGATGAAGTACTCACCGAAGGTGATATGGAATCACACAGAGCCATTGTATATGGATTCGCCAAAACCTTTCCAGGACTTCAG GTTATTTCAGAAGAATCTGACATCAGGCCAGTTAGCTTTAAGCTGATAGACAATGTAAACTCCAAAAATGATGAAGTGGATaagttaattaaaaatgatatgtCTGTTCCATTCAACAAAGTGACTGTATGGGTGGACCCTTTAGATGCTACACAAGAGTATAAAG AGAATTTGAAGCAGTATGTGACTGTGATGATATGTGTAGCTGTCAATGGCCAGCCAACCATTGGAGTAATTCACAAACCGTTTGAACAAAAAACag tATGGGCTTGGGTTGGTTCTGGACATTCATCCAATCTCCAAATGGTAGAGAACAAAAGGAAAGATGGTGATCCTTACAACATCATCATATCTCGCTCTCACACAGGGGATGTGATGGAGAGTGTCAAGGAAAGTCTGGGAAACAACACCAATATCGTCAAAGCTGGAGGAGCAG GATACAAAACCCTGGAAGTGATTGAAGGTAGAGCCGATGCGTATGTTCACACAACTAGAATAAAGAAATGGGATATCTGTGCCGGAAATGCCATTTTATCCGCATTTCATGGGAAAATGACTACACTAGAGGGAGCCTTTATAGACTACTCCTCAAGGAGAGAAGTTGTGAACAACAATGGTCTATTAGCAACTCTGTCTGATCATTACAAATATTTAGAACAGCACATTGCCAAACCAATGGAACATAACAAAGAGAAGAGGTAG